The region CGTTCGTTGAGGACCATCAACAAACTGTTCAAGATCGCGCTGTTGGCGTTGAGCAGTTCATCGAGAAAGACGAAGGCCGCTTCGGGCAGCATACCTTCGGTGTTGGTGACGAGTTCGCCATCACGAAGTTTGCGGATATCGAACGGCCCGAACAATTCGTTTGGCTCGGTAAACCGCGTGAGCAAGTAATCGAAAACACGGCCATCAATCCGACGGGCGAGAGCTTGCACCAACGCACTTTTCGCGGTCCCTGGTGGGCCGAGAATGAAAAGATTTTCGCCGCCGATCAGACAGAGACCGAGCAAGTCGATCACTTCGTCTTTGCCAACGAACGATTGCTTCAGCGATTGCAAAACATCTTCGTTGAACCGGCGAATTTGTTCGCGGTTCTCGTCGGTGAGTTCGGTCGTCATTCGGGGGGAGATTCCTTGAATCGGTCGGCAATTGCAGAGACGGCCTCGGGAGCCAATTCTGGGTGTCCGCCGATGGCTTCGTTCACAAGCACGCGAGTTGGTTCATGATCGAGTCGTGACCAATCCTGTTGGGACAACACACGATCCCGATACATCAGCCGCAAACTGGGATGCGTGAAAACTTCGTCGAGATGCGTCGGCGAAACCTTCTTCATTCCGACCGACGAAAGCGGCCAACGGTTCGCCAAGTTTTGAAGCGATTCCGCGAGGACATCCGCCGCATTGGCAGCACGCACCCGGGTGTCGAGATCGGGTAGAAAACGGAAAAACAGATCGACGGAATAGTGAACCGAAGCCGTCTCCGCGGTCGGGCAGGGGATAGCAAGACCTTGCGTGACCGTGTTGGCATCAATCTCGCGAAACATCAGGTACTGACAGGCTTGATAGAATCGTGTCACCGCCCACAACGCGACGGCCATCGACAACTGCGGCGGTTCGCCGGGCAAGTTGAGCCGATACCGGGCCTCAAAGTTCTCGATAACCGCGGCGGCATCGGTGACATCATCGGGAAGATCGGGACCGGTCACGCCCACGCGACCTTCTTCCAGCATCGTGTCCACAATGGACGCAAACCCCATGACCGCCCCCTCTTTACAGCGAGATCCCGTCTTGTTTTTCTGTCGCGATTGGCGTTGGGTTCTCACAGAGTGAAGATCGGTTTTCGAACTCGCCCCATAAACTCAACACGACTGCATGAAAACATCTGTCCATTCTGGCGAGACACTTCCCAAAAAGAAACGGTTCAGGGGAATGTCAGGGCGGTTGTGAGATCATGACGCGATTCACTCTTGAGGAGTGCGCATAAAAAAACAGCCCATGGTTGTCCCATGAGCCGTTTTCTTCGTTCAGATTATCAATCGCGTGCAGCGACAGGATTATTCGTCAGCGTCGCCAAAAGCTTCATGGATTGAATTGCGATTGACTTCGCGATCCAATTCGGCGTAGTTCGATGGCGTGACTTTTGGAGCTGCTTGCAATGTCTTCTCAGTTGCATTGAGCGAAGCTTGCAACTCACCTTCGGTGGTTCGCACGATCTTCAATGCTTTGAAAGGCACAGCGGTGTAGCTTTTCGCAACACCCAAAGTTCCACCATATCCGATGATGGCGAACTCAGCTTTGCGGGATTCTTGGTTCAGAATCAGAGCATCCAAGACGCCGATCTCTTCGTTGTTCGATCCGGTCACGTCGAGGTTCGTCAGTTGGCTAACCAACAACATGTTGTTTTTGGTCAGTTCAGTGGCGTCGGAGTTGAAGAACTTTGCGTTTCGTTCACGCCAATTCTTGTCTGTCAGTTCGGCGTATTGGTCGCCTTCGAGTTCCGGTGCTCGTTCCAATTGCTCAGCAGACATCGGCAAGGTCAGTTTGCAGACCTTTTCGTCGTCTTCCATCATGCATCGAGCTTTGACAGCTTTGCAAGGAACAGCAACCTCGGTTTCACCGACACCGGCAAGACCACCGACACCGACGACGAGGTAATGCACATTGCCTTCTCGGTCGAGGATGATCGTGTTGACATCAGCGATTGCTTCGCCGCTGGCGTCGTTGACGTTCGAGCCAATAACCGTGTTCGAGCTAATTCGAGACGCGCTTCGTTTTGCTCTTTTGGTTTCTTTTGTTTCTTCGGCCTGTGTACTCATTGGGGCTGCGACGAGAGCAGCCAAGGTCAAACTTGAAATCAGTTTCAGCATAGTGATACTCCTGGTTAGAGGGACTTGTTCCGAACAACAGAACGTGTCGCAATCCCGGTGCCAGGAGTTTTGACAGCCAAAAATTTTTCTTCAAGTTTGCGGTTAAAGGTGGAATCGACCGCTCGACATATATCACAAGTCGTTTTTGATGAACAACTTGCGAATCAACACCATATCCTGATCTCCTAAGGATCGAATGGAAATCCGATTGTTTGATTCTATAGAGTGTCGTCTATCGTACAAAGCTTGATCGAGTCACTCTAAAAAGAAACCGTGATTGTTGACTTCGCAACAATCACGGTGGTCTAAGAACTGTCAGGGAATCACCAGGCGGTCGATGTGGAATCAACCGGTGATTGATTGGCGATGAGTCGCTGCTTACTTTTCAGGAATCTGTTCTTTCGCCATGTGTGCGAGCGATTTGCCTAGCCAGCGAAGTACGCCGGAATCCAGATTCACCTTGGCGAGAAGGTCCTGACCATCTCGCTTCAGAGACAGATTAAACCGATCGTCGCCCGGTTGAGCGGCTTCGACAGCCAAACGATGTTGCGTTCGGAACGGCTCGACGAGTTTGTCACCTTGCACTTTCTGACGAGCCGCGAACCAGGGCCCGAATCGACCGGCAATGGACAAGAACTCTTCGGTTCCCTGAGTCGGTTGTGCTTGGCCGATGGCGGTTTCGAGTGCTTTCAACGCGTTCGGTCCACCGGCGAGCCAAACGGCGTTGGCTTCGATGCCGACATAAATCGTGTTGGTGCCAACCAGAGCTTTGTAAGTTTCCCGGACTGAGGAATCGAGGTCATAGGAATGAACCGATACGTCTCCAAACTTGGCGACATCGAATTTCACTTCCAGATCGCTGCCGGCTCCTTGCAGGGTTTTCAAGATTTCCATGGCATCTTGGCCGTTAGCCACTTGCATGGCGGCGACGGCGGTGTGGTATTGGCCATCGGGTTGCATTTCGATCATGCCAATCGCGGAACCGGCGGAGAGTGTTTTCTGCGCGAGTCCGTACATTTGGTTGGCTGCTGTGACCAATGCCGTTTTCTGGGCGGCAGTTCGCTGCGACTTGGTATTGATTCCGTTAATGGCGACCTTGCGGAGTTGATCGAGAATCGCCAAGTAGCCACGTTGTCGCATTTCGTCGAGAAACAGATTCATCCGCAAACTGAGCACAGGCTCGGCAGACCGGGGAATGGTTGCGAACCGAGTTGTCTTGCTCCCCATGCTCTCCATGGAGGCTTGCAATGGTGTGCCGGGCAGGGCGACCAACTTGGCATCCATGATCCCTTGTTTGCGGTCCTCGTCGAGAAGTCCGTTCACGACCAGATGCTGGCCTTGGGTGAAGATTCGGCCAACTTCGTCGAGTTGCACCGAAAACGCCAAGTGATTGAGATCGTAGAGATCCTGCTCTTCGGTCTTAAGCTTGCGGTGGGTCGCCAGAATCGATTCTTTATGACCATCGGGTCCGAAGAAGAGTTTCTCACGGTCTTCGATGTGGCCAGGTTTGTTGGTTCCTTCGAGACCGAACTCATACCCTTTTGCGGCCAACGCGTTCATCGGATCGCCAGGACCACCTTGGCCGGCGGGTTTGATCGCAACGAAATCGGTGACGACTTGATCCCCATCTTCCTGATGGACTTCAACGAATTGTCCATACCCATGTTCGAGCCAAAGAAAATAGGGATAAACGTTGCCGCTCAGTTTGTAGATGAGACCCGGAATCACCTGCGCTTGTTGCCCGATGCCGTTGGGCATGAGGTTGTTACGCCAAAAGGTTCGCTCGTTGGAGACCGGAATCCAAGTTCGCATGCGGTACGGCTTTGGATTGAGCAGTAGGTCCGTCCGCAGCGGTCGGTCACGATCGACGCCGGGCAGCGTGAGTTCCAAGTGATCGAGCAGTTTCTTGTACTGCTTTTGCTCTTCGGGTGCGGTGAGGTCCATCACGACCTTCAAATCGCTGAGCACTTCCGCCGCTCCCTGATGAATCAAGTAGACCTCGGGAGCAGGACCGGTGCTCCATTGGCCGAAAGCGATTGATCCGAGGCACATCCAAAGCGCCAGGCTGCTGCCAATGATGATTCGGGGCGCTCCGAAAAGAACATGGTTCACAGCAATCTCCCTAGTTGCCTTGTCAAGGCGTTGATTGTGAATATTGATCGACATAACCCGCTCCGTTATCGGGACTTACACCCCAGCGAGTGGTTGGTCTCGCGTCGAAGTCTCACCGTGTCGTCTTCTCGATTGTTGGTCGCGACGCCGACTTTATCGGAGTCGGCCACACGGTGAAATCGGCTTGCCGCAGGCCTCGATCTGGCAAGACGCTTCGTGGTGAGTGTCTCGGACATCATAGAGAAACGGATTCGGAAAGTCGAATAAACGAAGCCATTGGAACTAGGCAGGAATACCCGCCTGTTTGGCTTCCCAACGATGTAAAGCGTGTTCCCGCTCGGCAAAGGTTTGGCGTTCGATCCGGCGGAGCAACTGTTCTTCCGCGGCGGTCAATTCCTGACCCCGTCGTTGCATTGCAATCCGAGCCGTCTCAAGCGAACGGTTGATCTCCCAACCCGCGCACAGATCCCCATGCCAAATTCGCGCGAACGAGGGCACATGCTTCGGCAACAGTTCGCCACCGGGAAGAATCATGCACATCACACCGATGCACGATCCCGTGTTGAACAAACTCCCGATCGCCGCTTTCGTATGGTCGCCGATGTAACAACCCACCTTGTAATCTTCGGTATCGATCAGCCCGTCCGGCATCGGAACGTTGACGTTGGAATAGTCGTTCTTCAAGTCGCTGTTGGTCGATAACGCTCCCAAGTTCACCCAAGGGCAAACATAGCTGTGCCCCAAGAACCCATCGTGGTACTTGTTGACATAGCTGTGAAGAATGCTGGCTTCGACTTCCCCACCAACACGGCAGACCGGGCCGATGCTGCTACCTTCTTTGATATGAGCGCGGAAGATTTGCGAACCACGGCCGATGTGGCAGGGACCTTCAATGCGTGTGAACGGTTGCACGACGGCGTCGGCATCGATCGAAATCGGTCCGCTGCGGGCATCGAGCACCACAAACGGATGCACCTCAGCCGTGCGATGGACGAACACCATCTCGCGTGATCCCATAATCGCGACTTGTTGCCCCAACGTGCCGCGTCCGCTATCGAAATCAATACCGGTGAAGTCGGCATTCAGTTGATCGCTGTTATGGCTGACCAAATCCCAAGGGCGACCGGCGACGCATCCAGTGAGTTCCCGCGGCTGACGGGTTTCGGCGAGATCGGTGATCGCATCGAGGAAGTTTTCCTCGGTGAGGAGAATTGCCTCTT is a window of Thalassoroseus pseudoceratinae DNA encoding:
- a CDS encoding putative sugar nucleotidyl transferase; this encodes MRIAFYEDERVKDLAPLTLTRPAYELLCGRFSVRERWQDHLSTSSEKPEWLGFVRPELAAVCRERNPEVVVNDFVGLQYESTLLINGRWIDSPADALQLTNNEVGMVNGTIVALRIDPEEAILLTEENFLDAITDLAETRQPRELTGCVAGRPWDLVSHNSDQLNADFTGIDFDSGRGTLGQQVAIMGSREMVFVHRTAEVHPFVVLDARSGPISIDADAVVQPFTRIEGPCHIGRGSQIFRAHIKEGSSIGPVCRVGGEVEASILHSYVNKYHDGFLGHSYVCPWVNLGALSTNSDLKNDYSNVNVPMPDGLIDTEDYKVGCYIGDHTKAAIGSLFNTGSCIGVMCMILPGGELLPKHVPSFARIWHGDLCAGWEINRSLETARIAMQRRGQELTAAEEQLLRRIERQTFAEREHALHRWEAKQAGIPA
- a CDS encoding PRC-barrel domain-containing protein gives rise to the protein MLKLISSLTLAALVAAPMSTQAEETKETKRAKRSASRISSNTVIGSNVNDASGEAIADVNTIILDREGNVHYLVVGVGGLAGVGETEVAVPCKAVKARCMMEDDEKVCKLTLPMSAEQLERAPELEGDQYAELTDKNWRERNAKFFNSDATELTKNNMLLVSQLTNLDVTGSNNEEIGVLDALILNQESRKAEFAIIGYGGTLGVAKSYTAVPFKALKIVRTTEGELQASLNATEKTLQAAPKVTPSNYAELDREVNRNSIHEAFGDADE